From the genome of Nodosilinea sp. FACHB-141, one region includes:
- a CDS encoding S-methyl-5'-thioadenosine phosphorylase has protein sequence MAAQAQIGIIGGSGLYQMEALTDIEEVLVDTPFGSPSDAIILGTLDGTRVAFLARHGRGHTLMPTELPFRANIYAMKSLGVEYLISASAVGSLKEAAKPLDMVVPDQFIDRTRNRVNTFFGEGLVGHITFGDPVCPALAKVLADAVESLELPDVDLHRGGTYVCMEGPAFSTKAESELYRSWGATIIGMTNLPEAKLAREAEIAYATLALVTDYDCWHPDHDSVTVEMVIGNLQKNAVNAQRVIREVVNRIAANPPESEAHSALKYAIITPFDKAPAATLDKLSLLLKKYLPQ, from the coding sequence ATGGCGGCACAGGCACAGATTGGCATCATCGGCGGCAGCGGCCTCTACCAAATGGAAGCCCTCACCGACATCGAAGAAGTTCTCGTTGACACCCCCTTTGGCAGCCCCTCCGACGCCATCATTCTGGGCACATTGGATGGCACTCGCGTGGCGTTTTTGGCTCGCCACGGGCGCGGCCACACCCTCATGCCCACTGAGCTACCCTTTCGCGCCAACATCTACGCGATGAAATCCCTTGGGGTGGAGTACCTCATCTCCGCCTCCGCCGTCGGTTCGCTCAAAGAAGCTGCCAAGCCGCTGGATATGGTAGTGCCCGACCAATTTATCGATCGCACCCGCAACCGAGTCAACACCTTTTTTGGCGAGGGGCTAGTGGGCCACATTACCTTTGGTGACCCAGTATGCCCAGCCCTGGCAAAGGTGCTGGCCGATGCTGTAGAAAGCCTAGAGCTGCCCGATGTTGATCTGCACCGAGGCGGCACCTACGTCTGCATGGAGGGGCCTGCCTTCTCCACCAAGGCCGAGTCAGAGCTGTACCGCAGCTGGGGCGCGACCATCATCGGCATGACCAACCTACCCGAGGCCAAACTGGCCCGCGAGGCCGAGATCGCCTACGCCACCCTGGCCCTAGTCACCGACTACGATTGCTGGCACCCTGACCACGACAGCGTCACCGTTGAGATGGTAATCGGCAATCTGCAAAAGAACGCCGTCAACGCCCAGCGGGTAATTCGCGAAGTGGTAAATCGCATTGCCGCCAATCCACCCGAGTCGGAAGCCCACTCAGCGCTGAAGTACGCCATCATCACCCCCTTCGACAAGGCCCCTGCCGCAACCCTTGACAAACTTAGCCTGCTGCTGAAGAAGTACTTGCCTCAGTAG
- a CDS encoding Tab2/Atab2 family RNA-binding protein, whose amino-acid sequence MTVWQADLHRPPLTSPSGEPLWEILLCSDDFVFSYGAMTAQSAVNKAWVSEQIGIALEKAGSHPEKIQVFRPQALSLLTVSCESLGIAVESTRHTATLHQWLQQRAKWYSTQPNAVPIPYNPLHIESPPPVPLPENLWGDRWGFTALSAYDFEQTLPYEPIPLRHLPPSLMPSGLGLASTTPIPGIVVDAGRQAMALAQWIQANNPAWLSYVRGEPDGLILDAGLCDRWVFTTFSDPDVTAAGQRFEQRKRESQGLHFLLVRPDDSGMTSTGLWLLQQPGMIMQSSTRQ is encoded by the coding sequence ATGACTGTCTGGCAAGCCGATCTCCACCGCCCGCCCCTGACCAGCCCCAGCGGCGAACCCCTTTGGGAAATTCTGCTGTGCAGCGACGATTTTGTTTTCAGCTACGGGGCTATGACTGCTCAATCGGCGGTGAACAAGGCCTGGGTGAGTGAGCAAATAGGCATTGCGTTAGAAAAAGCCGGTAGCCACCCCGAGAAAATTCAGGTGTTTCGGCCCCAGGCGCTGTCGCTGCTAACCGTGAGCTGTGAGTCGCTGGGAATTGCGGTCGAATCGACCCGCCACACCGCTACCCTGCACCAGTGGCTTCAGCAGCGGGCCAAATGGTATTCCACCCAACCCAATGCCGTCCCCATTCCCTACAACCCGCTGCACATCGAGTCGCCACCCCCTGTGCCGCTGCCGGAAAATCTATGGGGCGATCGCTGGGGTTTCACGGCGCTATCCGCCTACGACTTTGAGCAAACCCTGCCCTACGAACCTATTCCCCTACGCCACCTGCCGCCGAGCTTAATGCCCTCCGGTTTGGGCTTAGCTAGCACTACGCCAATTCCTGGGATTGTAGTGGATGCCGGACGACAAGCGATGGCCCTGGCCCAGTGGATTCAGGCTAACAATCCCGCCTGGCTGAGTTACGTGCGGGGAGAACCGGATGGACTGATTTTGGATGCAGGGTTGTGCGATCGCTGGGTCTTCACCACCTTCAGCGACCCTGACGTTACCGCCGCAGGTCAACGCTTTGAGCAGCGCAAACGCGAGAGCCAAGGTCTCCACTTTCTGCTAGTGCGCCCGGACGACTCAGGCATGACCAGCACCGGCCTCTGGCTCTTGCAACAGCCGGGTATGATAATGCAGTCCAGCACTAGACAGTAA
- a CDS encoding D-Ala-D-Ala carboxypeptidase family metallohydrolase: MNQVLRVNRATALVLRPEPPGQLAANEQVAIAAGSVYPLQSYAYADVDGGFNGHIKVAFRDSAPGGFNTWFVPSRNTQVESDGVVVYPQEDQEGMPVLWINTSTLLKRRPLDSALLNPSETVAVDRGQSYNLHSYAFADSQGNFNNHIKIAIRNPEDFVNGLSTWFVYTPHAFVTLDNDVVFPRPDSNAFVLRVTANTLFKRRPVDNSQLAPNERATASPGTTIVLSSYAFADAQGSFNGHIRFAIKYVKDDINGLNTWYVFQGHARVERAGVVVYPPPTAPAPPQYVGRPFRLPGNTSTFYTDQPIIPGGSFTWGEATREATRIPETQAIVDNIIGLARALETARDRLNRPFQITSWYRPPAVNAAVGGATRSQHLFGRAADIQVQGLSGRQVANALMLSWPGGMGIYGNIPNIIHLDTGPKRTWGF, encoded by the coding sequence GTGAATCAAGTCTTACGCGTCAACCGAGCTACGGCGCTGGTGCTGAGGCCGGAGCCGCCAGGGCAGTTGGCTGCTAATGAGCAGGTAGCGATCGCCGCTGGCAGCGTCTATCCGCTGCAATCTTACGCCTATGCCGACGTTGACGGCGGGTTTAACGGCCACATCAAAGTGGCCTTTCGCGACAGCGCCCCCGGTGGGTTTAACACCTGGTTTGTGCCCAGTCGCAATACCCAGGTAGAGTCGGATGGCGTTGTGGTCTACCCCCAGGAAGACCAGGAGGGCATGCCCGTGCTGTGGATTAACACCAGCACCCTGCTAAAGCGCCGCCCCCTCGACTCGGCTCTGCTCAACCCCAGCGAAACTGTAGCCGTGGATCGGGGCCAATCCTACAACCTGCACTCCTACGCCTTTGCCGATAGCCAGGGCAACTTTAACAATCACATCAAAATTGCCATTCGCAACCCCGAAGACTTTGTCAATGGGCTGAGCACCTGGTTTGTGTATACTCCCCACGCCTTTGTCACCCTCGACAACGATGTGGTGTTTCCGCGCCCAGACTCCAACGCCTTTGTCCTGCGCGTGACTGCTAACACTCTGTTTAAGCGTCGCCCGGTCGACAATAGCCAACTGGCTCCTAACGAGCGAGCCACCGCCTCGCCAGGCACAACTATCGTGCTCAGCAGCTACGCTTTTGCCGATGCCCAGGGGTCGTTTAACGGCCACATTCGCTTTGCGATTAAGTATGTCAAAGACGACATCAATGGGTTGAATACCTGGTATGTGTTCCAGGGCCATGCGCGGGTCGAGCGGGCCGGAGTGGTTGTGTATCCACCTCCGACGGCACCGGCGCCGCCCCAGTATGTGGGCCGTCCCTTTCGCCTACCGGGCAATACGTCGACGTTCTACACCGACCAGCCTATTATTCCCGGAGGCAGCTTTACCTGGGGAGAAGCCACGCGGGAGGCCACGCGCATTCCTGAAACCCAGGCGATCGTTGACAACATTATCGGCCTAGCTCGGGCACTCGAGACAGCACGCGATCGCCTCAACCGCCCCTTTCAAATCACCTCCTGGTATCGTCCCCCAGCGGTGAACGCGGCGGTGGGTGGAGCGACTCGAAGCCAGCATCTTTTCGGCCGCGCCGCCGATATTCAGGTGCAGGGGCTCAGCGGTCGCCAAGTAGCCAACGCGCTGATGCTGAGCTGGCCTGGGGGTATGGGTATCTACGGCAATATCCCCAACATCATTCACCTCGATACCGGCCCCAAACGCACCTGGGGATTTTAG
- a CDS encoding 16S rRNA (cytosine(967)-C(5))-methyltransferase — MTTRAAAPSGARQLALNVLLQVQAGAYADVALHRTLGQAKLSESDSPGERSAERAFATELVYGIVRRQRTLDALIDQLGSRPADKQPPVLRLVLHLGLYQLRYLTAVPNSAAVNTSVDLAKANGLGKLSGVVNGLLRQYLRQSEGGTDPLALPDDSAIALGICHSYPDWLIALWLDQLGAEETDQLCQWFNQVPSIDLRVNRQQATVEAVKTAFAAADIAVEPIPGVPWGLRLVNHQGALTNLPGYEAGWWSVQDASAQLVGLLLDPQPGETVLDVCAAPGGKATQMAEIVGEGGKVWACDRAPSRLKKITANATRLSLTNLHTHAGDSTDLAQFHGQADRVLVDAPCSGLGTLHRHADARWRQNSDSIATLAELQSALLSEAAYCVKPGGTLVYATCTLHPAENEAVIESFCRAYPTWQVQPPAPDFGDELEVASAGWVRVWPHRQNMDGFFMVKLQQA, encoded by the coding sequence GTGACTACTCGGGCTGCTGCACCTTCTGGGGCACGGCAACTGGCCTTAAACGTGCTGCTTCAGGTGCAAGCTGGGGCCTACGCCGATGTAGCCCTACACCGCACATTGGGTCAGGCCAAGTTGAGCGAAAGTGATTCCCCAGGGGAACGCTCCGCCGAACGCGCCTTTGCCACTGAGCTGGTCTATGGCATCGTTCGCCGCCAGCGAACCCTAGACGCTCTCATCGATCAGCTGGGCAGTCGCCCAGCGGACAAACAGCCCCCAGTGCTGCGCCTTGTGCTGCATCTGGGGCTTTATCAATTGCGCTATCTAACCGCCGTGCCCAACTCGGCGGCGGTGAATACCAGCGTTGATCTAGCCAAGGCGAACGGGTTAGGTAAGCTTTCTGGGGTAGTAAATGGCCTGCTGCGCCAGTACCTGCGCCAGTCGGAAGGCGGCACCGACCCCCTAGCCCTGCCCGATGACTCGGCGATCGCCCTGGGCATTTGTCACAGCTACCCCGACTGGCTCATCGCTCTATGGCTCGACCAACTTGGCGCGGAAGAAACCGATCAGCTCTGCCAGTGGTTTAACCAGGTGCCCTCCATCGACCTGCGGGTCAACCGCCAGCAGGCCACGGTCGAAGCAGTGAAAACTGCCTTTGCCGCCGCAGATATTGCAGTAGAACCTATCCCCGGTGTTCCCTGGGGGCTGCGCCTGGTGAACCACCAGGGAGCCCTCACCAACCTGCCCGGCTATGAAGCCGGCTGGTGGAGCGTGCAGGATGCCAGTGCCCAGCTAGTGGGGCTACTGCTCGATCCGCAACCCGGAGAGACGGTACTGGATGTGTGTGCAGCACCGGGGGGTAAGGCGACCCAGATGGCAGAGATAGTGGGGGAAGGTGGCAAGGTGTGGGCCTGCGATCGCGCCCCCTCCCGCCTCAAAAAGATTACCGCCAATGCCACCCGTTTGAGCCTTACCAACCTGCACACCCACGCGGGCGACAGCACTGACTTAGCTCAGTTTCACGGTCAGGCCGACCGAGTCTTGGTCGATGCCCCCTGCTCGGGGCTGGGCACCCTGCACCGCCACGCCGACGCTCGCTGGCGACAAAATTCAGACAGCATAGCGACGCTAGCCGAACTGCAAAGCGCTCTGCTATCCGAAGCTGCCTACTGCGTCAAACCCGGCGGCACTCTGGTTTATGCCACCTGCACGCTACACCCCGCCGAAAATGAGGCGGTGATTGAATCATTTTGCCGCGCCTATCCCACCTGGCAGGTGCAGCCGCCAGCACCCGACTTTGGGGACGAGCTAGAGGTTGCCTCCGCTGGTTGGGTGCGCGTCTGGCCCCACCGCCAAAACATGGATGGGTTCTTTATGGTGAAGCTCCAGCAGGCTTAA
- the petN gene encoding cytochrome b6-f complex subunit PetN, with product MDILSFGWVSLLVVFTFSLSMVVWGRNGF from the coding sequence ATGGACATTCTGTCGTTCGGCTGGGTTTCACTACTGGTCGTCTTTACCTTTTCTTTGTCGATGGTGGTCTGGGGTCGCAACGGTTTCTAA
- a CDS encoding agmatinase family protein, with amino-acid sequence MTTSTANLQTFDPSGVGLDNGNLYGLPCDYDTAGIIIFGVPWEATVSYHQGTAQGPQRVLEASPQLDLYDRDNPEGWRQGIFMPPIPQHLYELNQQVREAANRVIQATEEGVAIATQPLLQTDLDNVNYACEQMTGWLYAQTAAALDQGKRVGVIGGDHSVPLGYLQALAERHPDFGVLHIDAHADLRHGYQGFRYSHASIMYNLLKLPQVSKLVQVGIRDLCHDEVALIKQSEGRVVTHYDSVVKENTYRGIPWMQQCEAIVAALPEKVYVSFDADGLDPKLCPSTGTPVPGGLELEEVFCLLRQVVRSGRQIVGFDLCEVGDGEWDGNVGARAVYKLCCLMGL; translated from the coding sequence ATGACTACCTCAACTGCCAATTTGCAAACCTTCGACCCCAGTGGTGTCGGCCTCGACAACGGCAACCTCTACGGCCTGCCCTGCGACTACGACACAGCGGGCATTATCATCTTCGGCGTGCCCTGGGAAGCAACGGTGTCGTACCACCAAGGCACCGCTCAGGGTCCCCAGCGGGTGCTAGAAGCGTCTCCCCAGCTCGATCTATACGATCGCGACAATCCCGAGGGCTGGCGCCAAGGCATCTTCATGCCGCCGATTCCCCAGCATTTGTACGAGCTCAATCAGCAGGTGCGAGAAGCGGCAAATCGCGTCATTCAAGCGACGGAGGAGGGCGTGGCGATCGCTACCCAGCCCCTGCTTCAAACCGATTTAGACAACGTCAACTACGCCTGCGAACAGATGACCGGCTGGCTTTACGCCCAGACCGCCGCCGCTCTCGACCAGGGCAAGCGGGTAGGAGTGATTGGTGGCGACCACAGCGTGCCCCTGGGTTACCTACAGGCTCTGGCCGAGCGCCACCCTGACTTTGGCGTGCTGCACATCGACGCCCACGCCGACCTGCGCCACGGCTACCAGGGCTTTCGCTACTCCCACGCGTCAATTATGTACAACCTGCTGAAGCTGCCCCAGGTGAGCAAGCTGGTGCAGGTGGGTATTCGCGACCTGTGCCACGACGAGGTGGCGCTGATCAAACAGTCTGAGGGGCGCGTTGTCACCCACTACGACTCGGTGGTGAAGGAAAATACCTATCGGGGCATCCCCTGGATGCAGCAGTGCGAGGCGATCGTGGCGGCTCTGCCCGAGAAAGTCTACGTCAGCTTCGACGCCGATGGTCTCGACCCCAAGCTCTGCCCCAGCACCGGTACCCCTGTTCCTGGCGGGCTAGAGCTGGAAGAGGTATTTTGTCTGCTGCGCCAGGTGGTGCGCAGCGGGCGGCAGATCGTCGGCTTTGACCTCTGTGAAGTGGGCGACGGCGAGTGGGACGGCAATGTGGGCGCTAGGGCCGTCTACAAGCTGTGCTGTTTGATGGGGCTATAG
- a CDS encoding DUF86 domain-containing protein: MQRDLQFLLDMLQSAELIVAYIGRYSKTDFVADIQLQDAVIRRILVIAEAARRVSETTRQNLPNISWQEINGMRNRLVHGYDDINLDIVWEVVQSEIPPLIEELKVHIPPEK; encoded by the coding sequence ATGCAACGGGATCTTCAATTCCTGCTTGACATGCTTCAGTCAGCGGAGCTGATAGTGGCTTACATCGGTCGATATTCAAAGACCGATTTTGTGGCGGATATTCAACTCCAAGATGCGGTCATTCGCAGGATTTTAGTAATTGCTGAAGCGGCAAGACGTGTCTCAGAGACAACTCGACAAAACTTGCCCAATATTTCTTGGCAAGAAATCAACGGTATGCGAAATCGCTTAGTTCATGGTTACGATGATATTAACCTCGATATTGTTTGGGAAGTAGTTCAATCAGAAATTCCTCCCTTAATTGAAGAATTAAAGGTACATATCCCTCCCGAAAAGTGA
- a CDS encoding nucleotidyltransferase family protein: MVVAQIEVPIEQIAEFCDRWQVSEFSLFGSVLRDDFHGGSDVDVMVQFRPAAHPTFCTLDQMEAELTVLFSRRVDLITRQGIETSRNYLRRQAILSSAQVIYATGSSIPA; the protein is encoded by the coding sequence GTGGTTGTTGCTCAGATCGAAGTACCAATAGAACAAATTGCTGAATTTTGCGATCGCTGGCAAGTTAGTGAGTTTTCCTTGTTTGGCTCTGTTCTCCGCGATGACTTTCACGGTGGCAGCGATGTCGATGTGATGGTGCAATTTCGCCCAGCGGCTCATCCAACCTTTTGCACCCTCGACCAGATGGAAGCAGAACTGACGGTTCTATTCTCTAGAAGAGTTGATCTGATTACGCGTCAAGGGATAGAAACTAGTCGCAATTACCTACGGCGCCAAGCTATTCTCTCCTCCGCCCAAGTAATTTATGCAACGGGATCTTCAATTCCTGCTTGA
- the speE gene encoding polyamine aminopropyltransferase, which produces MNSLGRHILVEFFGCSSDILNDVPLIESSMVGAAADAGATVISSVFHHFSPFGVSGVVVIQESHLAIHTWPEYRYAAVDLFTCGDTVNPWISFDKLKVAFKADYGSALEMNRGQLELLERIDVDLGELRDEITNKLVTPKQSRSVWFTDKNDDIALSIRHKGDRIFREKSPYQTVEIFDTFAYGKMLTIDNMVMCSEKDENAYHEMIIHVPMLLNPTFKDVLVIGGGDGGSVREILRHPQVEKVTMVEIDEAVVRASKEFLPSLSGALEDSKLDLRIEDGIAFVANAPDASYDLIVIDSSDPVGPSEGLFSTAFYQQVHRILKPGGAITAQSESPRFNQHAFVDIHYCLKGIFGDDNVYCYLAFIPTYPTGMWSFNYATKGAAHPIQGMDAAKSEVFAAEHSLQYYNVGMHQAAFALPTFVQNMLRA; this is translated from the coding sequence ATGAATTCGCTCGGACGACATATTTTGGTTGAGTTCTTTGGCTGCTCGTCAGACATTCTCAACGACGTACCGCTGATTGAAAGCAGCATGGTAGGGGCTGCCGCCGACGCCGGAGCCACGGTAATTAGCTCGGTGTTTCACCATTTTTCGCCCTTTGGGGTGTCAGGGGTAGTGGTGATTCAAGAAAGTCACTTGGCCATCCACACCTGGCCTGAGTACCGCTACGCGGCGGTTGATCTGTTTACCTGCGGCGACACTGTCAATCCCTGGATCTCCTTCGACAAGCTCAAGGTCGCTTTCAAGGCCGACTACGGCTCGGCTCTAGAGATGAACCGCGGCCAGCTCGAACTGCTGGAGCGCATCGACGTTGACCTGGGTGAGCTGCGCGACGAGATCACCAATAAACTGGTGACCCCAAAACAGAGCCGCAGCGTCTGGTTTACCGACAAGAACGACGATATTGCGCTGTCGATTCGCCACAAGGGAGATCGCATTTTCCGCGAAAAATCGCCCTACCAAACCGTCGAAATTTTTGACACCTTTGCCTACGGCAAAATGCTCACCATCGACAACATGGTGATGTGCAGCGAAAAGGATGAAAATGCTTATCACGAGATGATCATCCACGTGCCCATGCTGCTAAACCCCACCTTTAAAGATGTGTTGGTGATCGGCGGCGGCGACGGTGGCAGCGTGCGCGAAATTTTGCGTCATCCCCAGGTCGAGAAAGTCACCATGGTCGAAATCGATGAAGCTGTGGTGCGAGCTTCGAAGGAATTTTTGCCCTCGCTGTCGGGGGCGCTCGAAGACTCTAAGCTCGACCTGCGCATCGAAGACGGCATCGCCTTTGTGGCCAACGCCCCCGATGCCAGCTACGACCTGATTGTGATTGACTCCTCCGACCCGGTAGGGCCTTCGGAGGGGCTGTTTAGCACGGCGTTTTATCAGCAAGTGCATCGTATTCTTAAGCCTGGTGGGGCGATCACGGCCCAAAGTGAGTCACCTCGGTTTAACCAGCATGCCTTTGTGGACATTCACTACTGTTTGAAGGGCATTTTTGGCGACGATAACGTGTACTGCTATTTGGCGTTTATTCCCACCTACCCAACGGGCATGTGGAGCTTTAACTACGCCACCAAGGGCGCGGCTCACCCCATTCAGGGCATGGATGCGGCGAAGTCTGAAGTCTTTGCCGCCGAGCACAGCCTGCAATACTACAACGTGGGCATGCACCAAGCCGCCTTTGCGCTGCCCACCTTTGTGCAGAACATGCTGAGGGCTTAA
- a CDS encoding peroxiredoxin — MNRRRLLQAVLCLCLAWLSWVISPAPALALGGAQIPLGEPAPEFTLPTNAGDGEMSLADFRDQWVVLYFYPRDFTSGCTIEAQRFERDIAEYKARNAQVIGISADSVESHAEFCDSEGLEFPLLSDPKGTVSKAYGSWLGAMSLRHTYIIGPDGTMRARFLGVQPVIHSQEVLAALDELQQGV; from the coding sequence ATGAATCGCCGTCGCTTACTTCAGGCCGTTTTATGTCTTTGTCTGGCCTGGCTGAGCTGGGTCATATCTCCCGCTCCGGCTCTAGCCCTGGGGGGTGCCCAAATTCCTTTAGGAGAGCCAGCTCCAGAATTTACCCTGCCAACCAACGCTGGCGATGGGGAGATGTCACTGGCTGACTTTCGCGACCAGTGGGTAGTGCTGTATTTTTACCCCCGCGACTTTACCTCCGGCTGCACCATTGAAGCCCAGCGCTTTGAGCGCGACATTGCTGAGTACAAAGCCCGCAATGCTCAGGTAATTGGCATTAGTGCCGACAGTGTTGAGTCCCACGCCGAGTTTTGCGATTCGGAGGGGTTAGAGTTTCCGCTGCTGTCTGACCCAAAAGGAACGGTGAGTAAAGCCTATGGCTCATGGCTGGGAGCAATGTCGCTGCGGCACACCTATATCATTGGCCCCGACGGCACAATGCGAGCCCGCTTTTTGGGGGTGCAGCCAGTGATTCACAGCCAAGAGGTGCTGGCAGCACTAGATGAGTTGCAGCAGGGGGTGTAG
- a CDS encoding aldo/keto reductase translates to MPLTTDLQTITLGPNGPTVPALGVGTWAWGDSLFWDYGKAYSDSDLHAAFEACLDAGLTLFDTAEIYGFGKSERLLGQFMQQRPQQAVIATKYFPLPWRFSQQSVVDALAASLDRLQVPSVALYQVHQPVSFLLSQKDLMQALAAEVKQGRIGAIGVSNYPASQMREAHGYLAEYGIPLAVNQVPYSLLNRKIETSGVMETARELGVTILAYSPLAQGLLTGKYTPETDLKPTGARRISPSFSQGNLTKLKPVIQALKEIGEKHERTSAQVALNWLVAQGNVLPIPGAKNARQVAQNAGALGWQLTVDERDQLGQLTQDYR, encoded by the coding sequence ATGCCTCTAACTACTGACCTACAAACCATTACCCTTGGCCCCAACGGCCCCACTGTACCGGCGTTGGGGGTAGGTACCTGGGCCTGGGGCGACTCCCTGTTTTGGGATTACGGTAAAGCCTATAGCGACAGCGACCTGCACGCCGCCTTTGAGGCTTGTCTCGACGCCGGCCTGACTCTGTTTGACACTGCTGAAATTTACGGTTTCGGCAAGTCAGAGCGGCTACTGGGTCAGTTTATGCAGCAGCGTCCTCAGCAGGCCGTGATTGCTACCAAGTACTTCCCGCTGCCCTGGCGATTTTCTCAGCAGTCGGTAGTAGATGCGCTAGCCGCCAGCCTCGATCGCCTCCAGGTACCCTCGGTAGCGCTTTACCAGGTGCACCAACCGGTGAGTTTCTTGCTCAGCCAAAAAGACCTCATGCAGGCCCTAGCGGCGGAGGTTAAGCAGGGCCGCATCGGTGCCATTGGGGTGAGCAACTACCCGGCCAGCCAAATGCGCGAGGCCCACGGCTATTTAGCTGAGTACGGCATTCCCCTCGCTGTTAACCAGGTGCCATACTCTCTACTCAACCGCAAAATTGAAACCAGTGGCGTGATGGAAACGGCGCGGGAACTGGGCGTCACCATTCTCGCCTATAGCCCCCTGGCTCAGGGGTTGCTCACGGGCAAATACACCCCTGAGACCGACCTCAAACCCACTGGCGCTAGACGCATTAGCCCTAGCTTTAGCCAGGGGAACTTAACCAAGCTCAAGCCCGTGATTCAGGCGCTAAAAGAAATTGGGGAGAAGCATGAACGCACCTCCGCCCAAGTAGCCCTCAACTGGCTAGTGGCCCAGGGCAATGTGCTGCCCATCCCTGGCGCTAAAAACGCTCGCCAGGTTGCCCAAAACGCTGGGGCTTTAGGTTGGCAACTGACCGTGGATGAACGCGACCAGTTAGGTCAGTTGACTCAGGACTATCGCTAG
- a CDS encoding universal stress protein, which yields MQLKSRTTAPLRQPFLNAPQVSPEAAIKPMIMRLEAALGRRDLAKNIVLLLRPKPPATGPNTDEQTINFVVGYSGSAHSQAALDLALCVAHQTRLAKPNPVLVHVVYVVDKTRPKTIANADRILWQARCLASEWRGSLNAHLRVGQVATELSQVAKEIGAEVLLVGCHNTKHRLVQQLDSQTPCSVLGLPK from the coding sequence ATGCAGCTCAAATCGCGCACCACTGCCCCATTAAGGCAGCCATTTCTGAATGCACCTCAGGTCTCTCCCGAGGCGGCAATCAAGCCCATGATTATGCGTTTAGAGGCGGCCCTAGGTCGTCGCGATCTCGCAAAGAATATTGTTTTACTGCTGCGTCCGAAGCCGCCTGCTACAGGTCCCAATACAGACGAGCAAACGATCAATTTTGTGGTCGGATATAGTGGCTCAGCCCATAGCCAGGCAGCCCTCGACCTGGCCCTATGCGTGGCTCATCAAACCCGTTTGGCTAAGCCTAACCCTGTGCTAGTGCATGTGGTTTATGTGGTCGATAAAACTCGCCCTAAAACCATTGCCAATGCCGATCGCATTCTGTGGCAGGCGCGCTGCTTAGCTAGCGAATGGCGCGGCTCACTCAACGCCCACCTGCGGGTAGGTCAGGTGGCGACCGAGCTTAGCCAGGTAGCCAAGGAGATCGGGGCTGAAGTGTTGCTGGTGGGATGTCACAACACTAAGCACCGCCTGGTGCAACAGCTAGATTCTCAGACCCCATGCTCTGTGCTGGGGCTACCCAAGTAA
- a CDS encoding universal stress protein: MSYQKILVALDRTAASDRVFDYALGLAQSSQGQLQLVHSLNIASHDNLGKLIDAGVGLQSPTNVQHEEEAARLQRAQETKQWLEQLRAEALKRDISADFICEMSEPGSFICQLAKTWGADVIVMGSSGKKGLKKLVMGSTSDYVSKHASCPTLVVPNDSSQEVELFSKASEPA, translated from the coding sequence GTGAGCTATCAAAAGATTCTGGTGGCCCTCGATCGCACTGCCGCCTCCGATCGCGTTTTTGACTATGCCCTGGGGTTGGCCCAGTCTTCCCAAGGGCAGCTACAACTGGTTCACAGTCTCAATATTGCCTCCCACGACAACCTGGGGAAGCTAATTGATGCTGGAGTAGGCCTGCAAAGCCCTACTAATGTGCAGCACGAAGAGGAGGCTGCCCGGCTACAGCGAGCTCAAGAGACCAAACAATGGCTAGAACAGTTGCGCGCTGAGGCTCTAAAACGAGATATCTCAGCAGATTTTATTTGTGAAATGTCCGAGCCTGGCTCGTTTATCTGTCAGCTCGCTAAAACCTGGGGCGCCGACGTAATTGTAATGGGCAGCAGCGGCAAAAAGGGCTTGAAAAAACTCGTAATGGGCAGCACGAGTGACTATGTGTCAAAGCATGCTTCTTGTCCAACCCTAGTGGTGCCCAACGACAGCAGTCAAGAAGTTGAACTTTTCTCTAAAGCCTCTGAACCTGCCTAA